A region of Pempheris klunzingeri isolate RE-2024b chromosome 15, fPemKlu1.hap1, whole genome shotgun sequence DNA encodes the following proteins:
- the LOC139214805 gene encoding transmembrane protein 200C → MIATGGLLRMNRRQDSLRSKNRAENKRKRKSKKKKKNDVVVVKGKLNLCSPAGMVAAVGVVVLMVGISMAVLGYWPSQNQQEYQERRRTGAYHNRMSYSKSPQVSTNLTHDKPSSGQTNVSNQSYPNSTTPEPSRHCGFLCDFLDNYLYSDNLKVFGPLVMGIGIFLFICANAVLHENRDKKTKIINLRDIYSTVIDLHSIRSKEYSPLNGLVNYTQSRNAEGPSGSFPASGMLTRSSWPSTGLGFQGELGGDEVFRRPSLASRPRSWSRDVQTFTDTVYSIYKDYSNSSKQAPQPRQWETTSIVTSSVNAFTLPVIKLNNCEVEESERAEAEGHSEEEVVIEAAAETIRAEGQASGSHADETDTTQKDALTIDPSPPHQSHEETSTDTADQERAPQAQPQPQWTQLFPPSPVARAMGSRLSLNSLVDQPRSARRCSLSVSVCRQGDRARRFSCPRLERSNSKGYIKLTDLGGESFEAPDTDTSLAAPGSDVETDAAAAAAAAAAAAAEGEAQGDDDLVTPSTSAES, encoded by the coding sequence ATGATAGCCACAGGTGGCCTACTGCGCATGAACAGGCGCCAGGATTCCCTCCGCTCTAAAAACCGTGCGGAAAACAAAAGGAAGCGGAAAtccaagaaaaagaagaagaacgatgtggtggtggtgaaggggAAGCTCAATCTGTGCTCCCCAGCCGGTATGGTGGCTGCTGTTGGGGTTGTGGTGCTCATGGTGGGGATTTCCATGGCTGTACTGGGCTACTGGCCCAGTCAGAACCAGCAGGAGTACCAGGAGCGCCGCAGAACTGGAGCTTACCACAACAGGATGAGCTACTCCAAGAGTCCACAAGTTTCCACTAACTTGACCCATGATAAGCCTAGCTCCGGCCAGACAAATGTATCCAACCAGAGTTATCCTAATAGCACGACCCCTGAACCTTCCCGTCACTGTGGCTTCCTGTGTGACTTCCTGGATAATTACCTGTACTCAGACAATCTGAAAGTCTTTGGGCCGCTGGTGATGGGAATCggcattttcctcttcatctgTGCCAATGCAGTCCTCCATGAAAACCGAGACAAGAAAACCAAAATCATCAACCTTAGGGATATCTACTCCACAGTTATAGACCTGCACAGCATACGGTCAAAGGAGTACTCGCCCCTAAATGGTTTGGTGAACTACACTCAGTCGAGGAATGCTGAAGGCCCGTCGGGCTCGTTTCCTGCAAGCGGGATGCTAACTCGCAGCTCCTGGCCCTCCACCGGACTCGGTTTCCAGGGCGAGTTAGGCGGTGATGAGGTGTTCAGACGCCCATCCTTGGCCAGTAGGCCTCGCAGCTGGTCCAGAGATGTCCAGACCTTCACGGACACCGTCTACAGCATCTACAAAGACTACAGCAATAGCAGCAAGCAGGCCCCACAGCCCCGCCAGTGGGAGACCACCTCCATCGTCACCTCCTCTGTGAATGCCTTCACCCTCCCTGTGATCAAACTGAACAACTGTGAGGTGGAGGAATctgagagagcagaggcagagggacACTCAGAGGAAGAGGTTGTTATTGAGGCGGCTGCTGAAACCATTAGAGCGGAAGGACAAGCCAGCGGCAGCCACGCTGACGAGACAGACACCACACAGAAGGACGCTTTGACAATTGATCCCTCCCCGCCCCATCAGAGTCATGAGgaaacaagcacagacacagctGACCAAGAGAGGGCGCCGCAAGCTCAGCCTCAGCCACAGTGGACCCAGCTGTTTCCTCCCTCACCTGTTGCCAGGGCGATGGGGTCACGGCTGTCGCTCAACTCGCTCGTGGATCAGCCCAGGTCTGCACGCCGCTgcagcctgtctgtgtctgtgtgtcgtCAAGGCGACAGAGCCAGGCGCTTCAGCTGCCCTCGTCTGGAGCGCTCCAACAGTAAGGGCTACATCAAACTGACTGACCTGGGGGGCGAGTCCTTCGAAGCTCCCGACACAGACACTTCTTTAGCGGCTCCCGGATCGGATGTAGAAAcagacgcagcagcagcagcagcagcagcagcagcagcagcagcagagggagaagcTCAGGGAGATGACGATCTGGTGACACCCAGCACCTCTGCAGAATCCTAG